Part of the Apostichopus japonicus isolate 1M-3 chromosome 13, ASM3797524v1, whole genome shotgun sequence genome is shown below.
tgcaactttggtgacagaaatgcaaaaaaagttttttctctttcatgctgactggccttgccaactcagccagacttttaacttgagggaagttggcatcatttgtcgtttcaagctgtcaaggcctttctcccaactcaaacccctgtgggctaccggtagatttgcaggatatgcccacatgtggacttaaatagcattagaggaagggggtggaagactaacacgcatcgatgtttcggtaatggtccacattgatggctcggtgcttattaggccatttattgggtttcttgaggcagctgtcatcagaatctggctttttgtgccaatcgatgaccgataacatgtattggtatgtaaatttcttcttcatatatctagcaacactctaaaaacaaatgagtggatttcattccattggagtgatcactcggcgcacttcaaattaagagtaaaatttaactctattggagttaaccctcactcctaatatgagtgaatataactctattaggagttaagatttactcaaatggagtggaaattcactcttataccggaatgtgctcagtgatcactcccatggagtgaaattcacctatgtttttatcagtacagtacagtgcatatcatcatagacgtacgtacgtacgtactacgtacgttcgtatatcagacgcactcgatacccacgatacgatacggtcctggagaaactatttccactcatcattttttaaggcgatacagtagtgagtattgaacaggcacagccgcatgtttgcaggaaattcagaattcccaatattttatatctctaccagtagtgaaaatcatgtttcgacagtttcgtggacataaaaagttgttttgtggaatattcaatgacatatcaggggcggatgcaggatttgtgacagggggggtctgactggtccagccgcgcctgaacgtaagaatatctaagcggagcgccatcattggttggcgcggagcgtacaagaaaatttttggctttacaaaccccccagatggccggaaacggcacttcccgagtattctaagcagcatgtacctagcctgaaaatatggatctcatgtctgcaatttcaggccccccgtagctacgccactgatcacgcatggggcactttccctcgagcgcggtaaaaaaaaaaaaaaaaaaaaaaaaaaaaaaaaatcaaatcaggattttcaaaaagggggggcccgggccccccgggccccccctggatccgcccctgctaACAACACTTTCCCCTTCCATTAACACCGTCACAAAAATCACAACTGTTAGAGCTTCGAGTATTGGCGCCAAGGAGAATGTGACCCTGTTTCAGAAGAATTAGACGATTCATTATTGCGCGTTTGCGTGACGTACGTTATAGTTCCAGGTAACACAATTAAGCAACTTAATTGAAGCAACTACATGTGCTGTTAGACAAAAAGTGTGATTAATAATTAATCACTCAAGAGTAATTTCATCGTTGTACTCACGATGTATGCATTTTGTACGTGTAACTTGAATGACACTGAATATGCAAAGCACCTGATCGAACCTCTTATTACGGCAGTGTTATGTATCCCCCAACCCCCTGCCCGCACATACTCAGACTCGTAAACCTTGAACCTTTGAACCTCTATAGAGTCTAGAATAAGGACACACTGGCCGCTCAACGTCAAGTATAACTTATGAAGTGTTATTAATGCTTGTTGGAATATATCTCATATTTTAAGATGTCCAGATGTGAGATATAACTTACTTTCCGCGCAATGCGACAGAACCGTCTTCCTTGAAAAATGTAACGAACCCTCTCGAGTAGGCCCAGACACCTTCAAGAGCAACTGCTTCTTCCATTTCTAGTTTGACAGTTCTGATGCCTCCAGTCCACAGTTTAGTTAAGCCTTGACATACTCCTTTAGACAACAATAACAAGTTAGAGTAAGCGGTGGCAAGGGGAGGAGGCGggagggggaaggtggggggggaaggggtggtggCGAGGAGTGGAGAGAGTTAGAGGTGGAGAGACACGTAGGGCTATAGAGCAAaatgtggttctgtgttattagAATGGTTTGCCTAAAATCGAATTAACGACATTTTTTCAAGCAGCAAAGTCACATCAGTATACAGAGAAAGCATGTTATGTTTTGGTTACGATGACCTAATTGGATACAAGCACAAGTtagctatatatttatatatgtttcgTTGTGGTCAACAAGAAAAAGACCCAACAACTTAGTACACTGTGATCATTTATTGATCACTTCCGTTTAGACAACACCATTGTCCAACACGTCATATCGTATATATACGCCACTGGAAGCGCTCAACATTATGATATGTTGGCGATTCACAGGGTATGTATAATATAACAATGTCCGAACCATTTTGTGTATAACAATGACCAATATGAGATATGGAGATATGGAACAAGTTTAATGTCCAACACTTTTCGTCGTATTGGTCATTTCGGAACACGGACAACGTCGTAAACCCCCAAAACCATTATAATgtattattcattcattcattcattgaacAACGTCATATTCCAAACAGCCAAACGAACGACGTTATAGTTATATTAACTACAACATCATACGCTGAGAAGTGTATATCTTTGAACATAGTATGCAAATAGAAAACACATTAAACATACGCGATACTCGCAAGATATATTGGTACTCACAGAATATCAACGAGGTTCGGTATACAACCAAGGAGTTGTTATCCATAGCAACTCCATGGTACACCCAATATCTCTATATATCACGAACTCACCTTCTCTACCATTCAAGAGTGCACCTGGAGGCATGAACCGACAATCCTCTGTATAGAACTTGCTGGCATCTTCAAACCTCTCTAAAGCAAAAGCTTCCTCAAGCTTTCCTCGAACAACATCAATCTCTTTATATATGTCTGTGGGTATGAAggttaaaacaaaattgaagtAAGGCGCCCATTTTTGGATTCAAACTGATCGGTGCACAGAGAGTGCAACAGTGAATTATACGctgatgaggggggggggggtgggggcaagggtggtgggggaggacggGAGATTATTTTTGACAGAAAGTAGAAATCGAATTTCCTTAACATAAGTAGACTAAATGTGACTTGAAACTTGTAACGCAACTATAAAGCACACAAGAAAAAccaacaaaaagaagaagaagaagaagaaaacaaaacaacaacaagggacaacttttcattgttttgttacCCAAATTTACCATATCGGGTGTTGCCGGGTATTTGTTTTAGAATTCTTCTTAACAGTGAGTGAAAGCTCATTTACACAAAACCAATTGAGAACTTTAACAACTTCTGACTGAGCAGTCCCTACCATGGGAAGTGACGCCAGGGTCAGAATAGAAAAGGTTATAGTATCACCCGTATATAAATTCACACTAATTTAATTGATAGCCCATTCGTTGACATAAATAACAAATAGAGTGATCCAAGAATAATAGAACCTTGAGGAACACCATATTCGATATGTTTGCAAGCAGAAATGGTATTATCAACGTCATACTGTTCTACTTTATCTAACAATATCAAGCATTGTCATATCCACCCTGTCTTAAAAAAACTGCACTGGCTACCTGTAAAATATcgtattatgtataaaattctccttattgtttataaatcacttaaaggacatggtccaatgtatatttctaacttattacatatttatgtcccctctcgtaatctaagatccagctctcaatttgtatttatctgaaattaagtccaaacattcttgggggggggggggggtataggtcatttattgtttctgcaCCTCGCTTATGGAACCAACTCCCCTTAAAAATTAGACAAGCATCTACCTtctctaactttaagaagagcatcaaatcccacttaatgacaaaagcttttataCAATCTTGaaccattaagtttttcttctgtcattgttttgtactattttgtattatttgtatcatttctaattgtcaattgcgccatgaacattctttgagtggtgtgtgcgcattataagtcgtcttattattattattattattattattgtgcactctatagtggataagcagtttgctaacagttttattttatttaaatatttgattgtGGAGGGTGTCAAGTGCGGCCTATGAAAGATCGAGAAAACTACCTGATACAAAGTAATTATTTTCAAAGGCGTTAGTCAACATGTCGGTAAAATTTAAAAGAGCATAAGAAAACCAAActggtaataataaaaataactttaGTTTTAcccaaacaaaaatacaatttaaagaaCGAGAGTTTTTACAAGTAGCTTAGAGTAACATGGAAGGGCAGAGATAGGtctataattgttgacaagttCTTTATTTCCCCCAATTTAAACACACGTATAGACAACGCGAGCAGTTTTAAGTATAACTTTGGGACAGCATGCTTACTTATTaaggaaaagataaaaaaggCGGGTATGTTGCAAAGAAGATGAACAACTAACTTTCCTACtctcggaggggggggggggggcgttacCAACCAGCTGCTGAGTTCTTTAAGGACATGATTGAACATAAAAACTCTCCACCAGTGGTATAGGATTTAAGAAAGAGAGTCTGTACCAGGGGCATCAAGGTAATTTATATAAGTTATAGAACTAAGCTTTGGAATATTTCGATTTATCAATAGGTTTAATACTTGTATAATACTCGTTAAAAATAAGATCTATCTCCTTAGGatcagaatatacatttcattGATGGTTGATATGTTCCATAGAAGTATAATTATCTTTACCATGGAGAAGAGCATTAATACAATAGCAGGCCAAGTGTTCTTAATATCATTACTACAATTAACAAACAAAGTAACGCTATACCACTGGGGCCTGGCAGTGTTGCTGCATGGAAGGCTGTAGGTTCTGGACTTTTGGCTATGCAGAGAAGCTCGGAAAGCAACAGTTTGGAAGCAACTCAGTAAATTAACATCATTTCTACTACGAATATATTTCTTATACAACCTATTATTAGATTGACAAGAATTTATAATTTCAAGAGTAATCTATTCGAGTGTGGTTTTGCCAGATTTCGTATTATTGGGCACAGTCTGTTGTGAAACATTAATTAAAATGATTGCAAAATATGGTACTACATTTGTTGTATAGGCACAGCTTAAGTACAGTGGTAGACATACGACCACGACTCATGATAAAGAATCCTTTTAAATGACTCTAAAATTCAAGGAGTAATTTCCTTGTAGCAATATGATTATTGAAGAGTGTAAAAATTGGAAAATGGTGAGAAATGTCATCTATAATTATACATGGAAAAGCTACGCTATTTGTGAGTAATTACATCGAGAAGAGTGGCTGGCGTCTAGATGTCACTCTGGTTGGCAGAACATGAAACGGACGAAAAGCATAGCCTACAAGAATTGATGAGGTTAAGAAATTAACCTGGCATGCGATCTGATGAATCCAACAACTTACCGTACATCCCCCGATAAGAAACAGCTTAGTTTTAATCTGTTCATTGGAACATGCACGTGGCGGATAATACATCAAATCATATAAAGCGGcaggcccgggttcgaaccccggtggtggctgGACGTTTTTCATTGTtctagattttccaactcaccACAATTTCAAccagtctatatatatacacacacacatctatatttctacacacacatatatacatacatatatatatatatatttgtgtgtgtgttaaattggtcttttctctataatattaagaaaataattCGTACCGTATAATACTATATAATGAGAATATGTAAAACAACTTACCCGTCATAGTAACAAGCCGCTGTGTATCATACAATGATCACAAACCAAAAATACTTAACTTCTGTCGGTAATGGCAGCAACTCAATTATTGGTCGACTATATGAACAGACTTTTCCGCCTATATCTGATGTGACGAGGAATCGTCCAGCGTCGTTCTTTATATAATCATAGCGATAATGAGCCCTATATATGTATTCAGCATCCAGGAATTGTCTGACAGGAATTGGTGGCAATGGAGTGCATTCTAGCATAACACATAGTCCAAGCGTGCAGGTATGTGTTATTTGGGAGCTGATTAAGGAGCTGATTGGCTGCAGTCTCTTGTCCTTGTTGTATATCCAGCTAAATAACATATCCCTAATCCAAGCTATAGTCTCTTTGTATATAATAATGCTCTAACAATCCCTcattcattcgccatacagatgctttggaaaaacacttGACTGCCAGGgaccatagtgccagaagggtacgtgaagccattcagagagccgctccctttccagatcatctactttggcagtgaagaacaaaaagggacgagattgcgacaacaagctcccctggttgttactttccacccaaatcttcctcctcttcagcaaatcacctCTACTGTAACAACCACAACACTCACCATACCTCAGATAGACTagctccaacgagccgtccctgaaaaacctaTCATCGCGCCTACAGACGACcccgcaacctacgagaccttcttgtgcgggctgctgttccacctctaacttctaaccctacacccattcagcatggtactttcaaatgtgatcgtacttcgagatgcatcatctgcagccaccacattgttgaatccaatcccatcaccagccacagcatgcaactcacacacaagacttagggtcacatcacttgcacaaccactaatgtcatatatctgatcttttgtagagtttgcggcatccagtatgttggcgaaaccaaaaccacccccaagaagcgattctatggtcacagatccacagtcaacaccatgaagactgagacccagttggagaacacttaaaccttcccaaccataccattaacga
Proteins encoded:
- the LOC139978417 gene encoding uncharacterized protein, coding for MTDIYKEIDVVRGKLEEAFALERFEDASKFYTEDCRFMPPGALLNGREGVCQGLTKLWTGGIRTVKLEMEEAVALEGVWAYSRGFVTFFKEDGSVALRGKYFVLWKRVDGQLQLFTDIFNRIS